CAGTTACCTGAAATTCTCCGAACACCTTTGCAAGAGCTGTGCCTCCACATCAAAAGTTTGCAGCTTGGAGCTGTTGGGTCTTTTTTGGCTAAGGCACTTCAGCCACCAGATCCTCTTGCTGTTCAAAATGCATGCAATCGAACTTCTCAAAACTATTGGAGCTTTAGATGACATAGAGGGGCTTACTCCGCTCGATATGTATCAGTTATGCAAGTCTCTACTGAATATCAGCTCTGGTAGTTGACTGAAAAATCTAACATGACAGGTCGCCATCTTTGCACACTACCATTGGATCCAAACATTGGGAAGATGCTTCTAATGGGTTCTATCTTTCAATGCCTGAATCCTGCATTAACAATTGCAGCTGCCCTTGCTCATCGTGAACCTTTTGTCCTACCAATAAATAGGAAAGAAGATGCTGATGGTGCAAAACGATCCTTTGCTGGTGATTCATTCAGGTAAAGCTCATTAAGCTGAGCCGCATTGTTGAATTTTACAAGATTTATCTTGTTCCTCttgcttattttatttatctatttagGCGCTAGGTGGGtctttttgaaagaaaaaaaatagtataaccGCACGACtatacttgattttttttaaaattttttttaaaaatagctatactatttttatacGTGGGCGGGCTTTAGGTGagtcctttttatttttattttttaatatggtttgaatactttgggttgttatttattcttctccataatgaggtatatataggagtttacataGGAAGGttttacaaggaattagatataGTAAAGAATTATGAAAGTATCTTTTAATTGTACAATAAtttatcacttatataaaaaataagaaagtaaattccttaattaatcaaggaaataaatctccttgattaattatgaGATTCACGTCAACAAGTATAACTGTTCTTGGCATCTATTTTGTGCATAAGCTTGAGGCACGTTTTTGGTGATTCAAAGCAACTGCAAAATCATcatgaattttaaataaagCGAATGGTTATGGCCAAAATTTTAGGCCTTGTTTGTTAAACAGGATTAGGACAGGATTGGGCTATTTAGCACCAATCATGTCTTTAACAAAACAAGGGCTTAATTAAGACCTGGACTAATTTTGGTCCACTTGAAATCAAGGGCTTAATTAAGCCAAGTCCAAACCCATGTTATTGGTagtcttttatttattttttttaagcttAATGATAGTAGTGCAACAAGGTCGAGCAATTGGTATTCATTCAAAATGCTAGCAGAATAAAAGTAATATATAACAAAGCAAATAATAGAAGCTGTAATTCCTGAAGTTTATtaattcattattattattataaaacaaACATCCAGGACATTCTGTTGGCAATAGCACATTATTACCCTAGAGGAAAACCAGTTCCACAGAGACAACTGCAAATAAATTAATGATGGCATTTAGGCTCGAAGGCAAATGGGCCAACAGAGTAGAGGAAGAATGGGAGTTTTCCGGAGACAAATGGCTTCCCTGGCTTCAAGATGGCACCCCTTAGACCACCCTGGAAATCAGACGGCTTAGAGCACGAGGCAGATGGTGAAGAGACAAGCGAGACCTTGCACTTGTGGGCCCCATGGGAGGTTATGTGCTTGGGTGCCGTGATGAAGAAGTAACCCTTCTTGTCTGTCTTGGCTTTAACCACTAGTGGCTTCTTAGTGTCGTTGCACTGCAGCTTCACAGTAGCCCCTGCAATTGGGtttaaatttgttaatttgtaGAAGTTTATAAATCTAAAAGGTAGACGAATAAATTTGGATGACTAACCTTGAAGTGGTGAGGCACCCAAGAGGGTATCAACCTTAGAGTACTTGCAGGATTTGCAATAGACAACGCCTTGAACCGCTACAAAGCTCTTTGGTGGGAATTGTGGAGGGTGAACCGGGGGGTGGCTTGGACTGGGGGATGGTGAATGGTGAGTGGGAGGGTGGCTAGGGGGTTGAACCGGGGTGTGGCTAGGGGGGTGAACCGGTGCGTGGCTGGGAGGGTGactgtggtggtggtgacttGGTGAGTGAGCCGGTGCATGGCTTGGAGGGTGAACCGGTGAATGGCTAGGAGGGTGAACCGGTGATTGGCTTGGTGGGTGAACCGGAGCTTGGCTGGGAGGATGAccatggtgatggtggtggtgagttgGTGACTGAGCCGGTGCATGGCTTGGAGGATGAACCGGTGAATGGCTTGGTGGATGAACCGGTGAATGGCTATGAGGGTGAACTGGTGCGTGGCTGGGAGGCTGGccgtggtggtggtggtggtagtggtggtgatggtggtgacTTGGTGAGTAAGCCGGTGCATGGCTTGGAGGATGAACTGGTGCATGGCTTGGTGCATGAGAATTGGGTGCCAAAGACTCAATTTCTTTACCAAGCACAATGAAGCAGCTCAGTAGAAGCACTGAGAGCTGCATAAGCACTAGAC
Above is a genomic segment from Prunus dulcis chromosome 7, ALMONDv2, whole genome shotgun sequence containing:
- the LOC117635356 gene encoding non-classical arabinogalactan protein 31-like encodes the protein MGFAQAKGLVLMQLSVLLLSCFIVLGKEIESLAPNSHAPSHAPVHPPSHAPAYSPSHHHHHHYHHHHHGQPPSHAPVHPHSHSPVHPPSHSPVHPPSHAPAQSPTHHHHHHGHPPSQAPVHPPSQSPVHPPSHSPVHPPSHAPAHSPSHHHHSHPPSHAPVHPPSHTPVQPPSHPPTHHSPSPSPSHPPVHPPQFPPKSFVAVQGVVYCKSCKYSKVDTLLGASPLQGATVKLQCNDTKKPLVVKAKTDKKGYFFITAPKHITSHGAHKCKVSLVSSPSASCSKPSDFQGGLRGAILKPGKPFVSGKLPFFLYSVGPFAFEPKCHH